A part of bacterium genomic DNA contains:
- the lipA gene encoding lipoyl synthase, whose product MVEPMDADSTAPQAPTGGRGGARLANARRPEWLKVRLPAGPNFRDLVGVMRTQALHTVCEEARCPNIGDCWERRTATFLILGNVCTRHCAYCAIAHGLPTELDAGEPERVASAVEAMGLRHVVVTSVDRDDLRDGGAEMFARTIRLVRERVPRCSVEVLIPDFKGDPAALDTVLDAAPDILNHNIETVARLFPAVRSGGRYGRSLELLRRAKARAGRWLTKSGMMVGLGESPDEVVRTMRDLRGVGCDILTIGQYLRPGTDYVPIERYYCPDEFAAFKREGLAMGFRHVESGPLVRSSYHADEQAVSAAAP is encoded by the coding sequence GTGGTGGAACCGATGGATGCCGACAGCACAGCCCCGCAGGCGCCCACCGGCGGTCGGGGCGGGGCCCGCCTCGCGAACGCGCGGCGTCCCGAGTGGCTCAAAGTCCGGCTGCCGGCCGGTCCGAACTTCCGCGACCTGGTCGGTGTCATGCGTACGCAGGCGCTGCACACCGTCTGCGAGGAGGCGCGCTGTCCGAACATCGGCGACTGTTGGGAGCGGCGGACGGCGACGTTTCTCATTCTCGGCAACGTGTGCACGCGCCACTGCGCCTACTGCGCGATCGCGCACGGCCTCCCGACCGAGCTGGACGCGGGGGAGCCGGAGCGCGTCGCGTCGGCGGTCGAGGCAATGGGCCTCCGCCACGTCGTCGTCACCTCGGTGGACCGCGACGACCTGCGCGACGGCGGAGCGGAGATGTTCGCGCGGACGATCCGGCTCGTGCGGGAGCGCGTGCCCCGCTGCTCGGTCGAGGTGCTGATTCCCGACTTCAAAGGCGACCCCGCGGCGCTCGACACGGTCCTCGACGCGGCGCCGGACATCCTGAACCACAATATCGAGACGGTGGCGCGCCTCTTCCCGGCCGTCCGGAGCGGCGGCCGCTACGGGCGGTCGCTCGAACTGCTGCGGCGCGCGAAGGCGCGGGCGGGGCGGTGGCTCACGAAGAGCGGCATGATGGTCGGGCTGGGCGAGTCGCCGGATGAGGTCGTGCGGACGATGCGGGACCTCCGGGGCGTCGGGTGCGACATCCTCACCATCGGCCAGTATCTGAGGCCCGGCACGGATTACGTGCCGATCGAGCGCTACTACTGTCCGGACGAGTTCGCGGCGTTCAAACGGGAAGGCTTGGCGATGGGCTTCCGGCACGTCGAGTCGGGGCCGCTCGTGCGCAGCAGCTACCACGCGGACGAGCAGGCGGTCTCCGCCGCGGCCCCGTAA